GGCGCCACGGTCACCTGTCTCATCGGTTCCGCGAACCGCGATGAGCGCCGCTACGCACGGCCCGCCGCCTTCGACCTCTTCCGCACCGATCTGACCACCGCCACGGCCTTCAGCGCCGCCGCCGACCATGTGGCCTTCTCCCTGGGCCGGCACTTCTGCGTAGGCGCCCTCCTGGCCAAGACCGAGATCGAGGTCGGCGTCAACCAGTTGCTCGACGCATTCCCCGCCATGAGTTTCGCGGAGGACACCGCGCCCGCCGACGAGGGAGTGTTCACCCGGGGGCCGGCGCGGCTCCGGGTGCGGCTCCGGCCGGGCGTAGGCGCGGCACGGTCTGCCGGTACTGCCTGAGGCGCACGTCTCCCACGGATCCCCCACGATTTCCTCAACGCCCCCGGGGCAGAGGGGGGACAGGCCGGTCGGCGGCCGTCAGCGGCCTGCGCAGTACGTAGAGGCCGACGGTGACGGCGAGCGCGATGTCGCAGGCGGAGAAGGCCAGGCCCGCGCCGCGCAGGCCGAGCGCCAGCGTGAGCGCTCCGACGCCGACGACCGGCAGGGAGATGCCGAGGTAGGCAACGAGGAAGAAGGCCGAGATGGTGCCGCCCCGGTGCTCGGGCGGTGCCGCGCGGCCCACGGCGGTCAGGCCGGCGCGGAACGCCAGGCCCTGGCCCATACCGCCGCACACCGCACCGATGACCAGCAGCGGCAGTGAGGTCACGGCCAGCGAGGTGGCGACGAGCACGAGCCCCGCCACCAGCACCAGGCAGCCGCCCGGCAGGGCCCTGCGCACACCGATCCGTTCCGTGAGGGACTGGCCGGCCGTCGATCCCAGGAACACCGTGAAGACGATGAGCCCGGCAACGGCCAGATTGTGGACGCCCAGGGTCTGGCCGACGAAGCTCGGTGCGACCGCGGTGAACAGGCCCAGGAGGGAGAAACCGGCGAAGGCGGCGACGGCCGACGGGGTGAAGACGCCCCGCACTTCGGGCGGCAGCCGAAGGCCCTGGGGACGCAGTCTCCGCGGGCGGTGCGGAGGCCCGACGGTCTCCGGCAGGAGCCAGGTCGCCGCGGCGGCCACGGCCACCAGCGCCAGGTGCGCCAGAAAGGGCAGGGTCAACGGCCACGGTGCGTACTGGGCCAGCAGGCCCGACAGCAACGGGCCGCAGCCGAGACCGCCCATGTTCGCTGCGGTGGCGGCGAATCCCGCCCGCGCCTCCTGGCCCGGCCTCGCGAGCTCCAGCACACACGCCGTGGCGGCGCCGCTGAACAGCCCCGCGGCAAACCCGGACAGCACCCGCCCCAGCAGCAGCATCGGCAGCCCGCCCTCGAAGATGAAGCACAGGGCGCTCGCCGCCGACAGCCCCAGGGCACAGAACAACACCGGGCGCCGACCCACCTCGTCGGAGAGGTGGCCCGCGAGGAGGAGCACCGTGATCACACCGAGGGCGTACACCGCGAAGACCACGGTCACCATCAGTTCGGAGAATCCCAGCTGCTCGCGGTAGAGCCCGTACAGCGGGGTGGGGAGCGTCGTCCCGGCCATGCCGATCGCGAACACGCCCGCCGCTACCGGATAGCCGAGCCGCCGGGGGCCGCCCGTGCGATCGCTGATCATGGTCCCCAACGTAGGCGCCCGCCCGCCGAGGCGTCGAGAACCGCGGCAAGGACCCGCGGGCCGGGCTGTGGGCGGCACGCACATGGTGCCCCCGCGTGCGGCGGGGGCACCACAGTGCACCTGACCCGGACGGTCAGTGCTGGGCGGTGGGCGCGTTGGCCGCCGTGACGTTGACGGCGGCCCAGGCCTTGTCCACCGTCTTGTACTCGGTGCTCCCGGCGCCGTACAGGTCCTTGGCCGCGTGCAGCGTCGCGGTCCGGGCGTCATGGAAGTCGGTCGTGGAGACCATGTACCGGGTGAGCGCCCGGTAGAAGATCGCCGTCGCCTTGTTCCGGCCGATGCCGGTCACCTTCGAGCCCTTGTAGGTGGCGGAGTCGTAGGCGACGCCACCGATCGTCTTCTTGCCGCTGCCCTCGGCGAGAAGGTAGTAGGCGTGCGAGGAGACACCGGAACCGCCGTGCACCTCCGTGTCGTAGGACGCCTTCGACCAGTAGTCGACCGTGCTCTCGAGCTTGTCGAGGGACGGCTTGTCCAGGCGGCGCAGGAACTTCTGGTCGAGGCCCAGCTTCTCGCCCAGCAGGTAGTTCGGCGGGTTCTTCGGGTTGTTGGCCGAGAACTCGACCGCGCTGCCGAAGATGTCCGCCAGCGACTCGTTGAGGGCACCGGGCTCGCCGAACGCGTTCCCCTCCTCGTCGGTGCGGGTGGGCTGCAGGTTGGCCGTTGCCTCGACGACACCGTGGGTGAGCTCATGGCCGGTGACGTCCAGTACGACCAAGGGCTTGGTGAACGTCTTGCCGTCGCCGTCGCCGTAGAGCATGCAGCCGCAGTCCGGGTTCCAGTAGGCGTTGCCCACCTTCTGGCCGAAGTGCACCAGGGCGTGTGCCCCGCGGCCGTCGTTCTTGATGCCGTTACGGCCGAAGGTCTTCTTGTAGAAGTCCAGGGTGCTGGTGACGCCGTACTGGGCGTCGACGGCGGCGGTGGTCCGGTCGTTCGTGGTGCCGTTGCCCCAGCGGTTGGTGGTGCTGGTGAACGCCTTGCCGTCGGTGACCTTCTTCGCCTCCTTGTTGCCGGCGTCCCGGGTCTCGGTGTTCCCGCGGGTGGGGTCCTTGAGGGTGAAGGACTTCTGCGCGGTCCGGGTGGTGGACAGCGGCACCTTGCCGACGAAGAGGGAGGCGCCGGAGCCGGTGGCCGCGGAGGGGAAGCCGGCGCTCCCGGCCGCCTTTTCCGTGGCGGCCGGGGCGCCCGGGGCGGTGGAACCCAGGCCGGTGGCGGGGCTGAGCCGTTCGCCCCGCGCACGCAACTTGGCCTGGACGGCGGGGGAGAGGAAGGAGTCGTCGGCCGCGGTGTTGCTGAGCACCGCACCGGAGGCCGCGTCGAGGACGAGCGTACGGGCGCCGCCGGCCTCGGAGGTGCGGCTGTCGGCCACCTGCACCCGGTAGGCCAGCGTGGTCCGGTTCGCGCGGGCGTCCACGACCAGTTCGGGCTCACCGGCGCGGCCCTTCGCCACGGCGGCGGCCTTCGTCCTGGCCTGACCGGCCGACAGCTTCGGGTGCGCGTCGGGCACATCGACCTGGTGACGGTAGGCCCGGGTCACGCTCTCGTACGCCGACTTGGCGGTCAGGTGGATGACGAGGTCACCACCGAGCACCGGCAGCCCGCGGTGCGTGCGGACGAAGCGGACATGCGCTCGCCCGTCCGGATCGATGAGCGTGTCCGTGACCTTGAGAGTGTCCTTCTTGCCGACTCCGGTGGCCGAGGCGTGGGCGTACGCGGCGGCGCGGGCCGCTTCCACGGCCTTCTGGGGAGCGGGAGTTGAAGCGGAGGGGGAAGCGGCCGGCGAGGCCGCGGGGCCGGCGAAGGCGCTGCCCGCCGCCCCCGCGGTGAGGGTGGCGGCCGTTGTCACGGCGACGGCGATGGCCAGACGGTGCCCGCGTATGTGGGGTCTACGCACTGCTGTGGGTCCTTAGCGCTGCGGGGGCGGTCGGCTGGCCAACCGCCCGTACGCGCGGTGCTGTTGTGCACCACGGGGGCCGTGGGGCCCCGCGCAAACCCTGGTATGTCTGGCATGAGCATGTAAAGCAAAATGATCAGAATGCGAGATTTATGTGCGAGATTTAACAAAGGGCGAACTTTAGATGGCCAGAAGATGACCAACAGTGCTCCATGGGGAGAGACATGGAGTGGCGCCACTTGGTTGCTCGGGAGCCGCGCCGAACTGTGAATTGTCGGCGATTCGGCGTCGCTTGCCCTGTCCGGCCTGTCCGGCCTGTCCGGCCTGTCCGGCCTGTCCGGGGTGGCCTTCGCGGGAAGGCGCGTCGATGCGCGGCAGCGTGGGGCCGGGGTCGGGGCCGGGCCGGGGCCGGGGCAGGGGTGGGGTGCTGAGGAGGTGGCGGCGCGGGGAGGCGCCGGGAGACCCGGGGCGGCGAGCAGAAGGCCGTCGGTCGGTTATGTGGGAGACACGGCGGCCGTCGAGGTGGTGCCGGGGGGCGTATGGCGTCGGCCGCCGGACACCCTGCGGATGCCGGTGATCAGAGTGCTCCCGCGCTCACCGGTGGGGTCGCGCCGGCCGGAGCGGCCGCGCCGACCCGTGGGGCCGCGTTGATCGTTCGGGCCGTGCTGGCCGTCCGGGCCGTGGCGGGCTACCGGTGGAAAAGTTCCTCCAGGGAGGCCTCGGCTCGCTCTCCGCCGCGGGCGGCTTCGACGACGGCCTGGTGGAAGGCGCGGCTGGCTTCTTCGGAATGGCACGGGACGGGGCTGCCGGCCATGGTGTACCAGTCCGTGGCTCCGGTGTATTGCACAGCTACATGAGCCAGATCGTCCGACCAGGTCGTATGGATGGTCAGGTCGCCGTTGATCACGCCGATCTCCGCGGTGCGAACCGCGCCGGGTAGGGCGTGAATCCCGACAGTGGTCCAAGATGCCCAGGTCATGGTGGTCCCCTCGGCGACAAGGGCCCCGGCCGGCGGCCGGGCGCGGTGACTCAAGTTTGGCACTTGAGGTGCGGGAGCGCACCGCATGCGGCGGCACGGATTCCGCTAGGGCCTGTCTTCAAAGTCCCGCCTGCCTTGCGGCGCCTGGCCCGGTGGGCCCGCGCTTCCGGTGGGTCGTACGCGCGGGCACCCAGGGCGCCGCCGGGCCGGGGAGTGCCGATGCCGCGACGGGAATTCAGTCGATGACCGTATGGAAAAAGGTGACGGCGGCCCCGAAGGCGGCGCCGCCGACGAGAGTGGCGGAAGCCGGGGTGCCGCCGTTGAAGAAGGTGAGCACACCGGCGCCGATAGCGGTGAGGGCGCCGAGCAGGAAGATGACGGCGGAGCGCTGACTCAGCAGGGTTGATCTGTTGTCGGACACATCAACTCCGATCTGCGCGGGAGCGACGGAGCGCTCGGTGCGGATGCTGATGCTCTGACTGATCTTCTCATCCCACTCACCGGATTCTCGGCAGCACACGAGAAAATTCGCAAAGAGTCACGGAAAGGGTCACGGGAAGAGCCACGGGATGAATCAAGGGGGGCCTGCGGGCGGGGGCGGACGCGGAGGCCGGGCGGTCGCCGAACTCCCGCTGGACGGCGGGCTTTGTGGTGGTCCGCCGGCCCAAGGACGAGCTGCCTGGGCTGACGGGCCGGGCGGCGGCGATGCGGGGTTTCCTTACGCCGGTCGCGTCTGCGAACGCGTCTCAGTGTTCGGTGCTGCTTCCCCCGGTGCGGGCCTCCCGCGGCCCGGTACCTGGCGGGTGATCGCGAGGACCGCCATATCGTCGTCGCGCGGCCCGCCGGTCCAGTGCTCGACATCCGCCGCCAAGCGGTCGATCAATTCCCGGGGTCCCCGGAACGGGCCGTGGTCCGCCAGCTGCGTCGCGGGGTCGTAGAACGTTCCGGCGTGGTCTCTGGCCTCCGTCACGCCGTCGGTGATCAGCAGCAGTGTGCTGCCCGCCGGGAACGGCCAGTCGGTGGGGTCGGTCCGTGCCGCGCCCAGGGCGCCCATCCCCAGGGGAAGGCCGGGATCGTCGACCTCCAGTGCGCGCACCTCGTCGTCGTGGCAGAGGTAGGGCGCAGGGTGGCCGCAGTTCAGCAGGCGCAGCCCTGCCGCCCCCGGGAGGACTTCGCAGATCAGGGCCGTGATGAAGCCTTCGAGCCGGTTCTCCTCCGAGGTGTGCTCGCTCTCCCGCAGCAGTGCGTGCTCCATCCGGTCGGCCAGCGCCCTCAGGTCCAGCTCCTGCTCGGCGGCCTCACGGAACGCACCCAGCAGCACCGATACTGCGCTCACCGCCCCGAGTCCCTTGCCCCGCACATCGGCGATCATCAGCCGTACGCCGAACGGGGTGCGCTGGACGGCGTAGGCGTCGCCGCCGATCCGGGCCTCGCTCTGCGCGGCCTGGTAACGGGCGGCGATGGCCAGCCGGCCGATGCGTTCCGGCGGGGCGGGCAGTACGGCACGCTGGGCCGCCTCCGCCACCGAACGGACGATATCCAGATGGCGTCCGTGACGGGCGATCACCCGATTGACCCCGACGCCCATGAGTGCGGCGAAGAGGGTGTTGACGAGCTCCAGATGGCCTTCGAGGTTGTCGGCGGTGCCGTCCTTCACCGTCAGCGCGAAGACGCCCACGACGATGGCGGCACCGATCGCCAGGGTGTGCCGCAGGGAGAGCAGCGCGCCGGCCGTGACGCTGGCGGCCGTCAGCATCGGGTCGCCCCAGTAGTCCGCCGGTGAGAACGCGTCCCAGGTAAGCCCTCCGGCGACCAGGACGCTCGGAGCGAACTGGACGTATCGGGGCCATCGCGGAGAGAAAGGGGACATAGGGAGTCCTGACCAGCCGTCCATGTCGGGTAGCAGGAATATGCCTGGTTCGGGGAGATTTATACAGCGTGCTCCGGTGGTCGGGCGAGGGTCGTGGCTCGCCCGGCCGGCCCCGCTACGCCCGCAGCCTCCGGCCACCGGCCTTGTGGGGCGGCCCGAACGCGTGTCACTCCTTCGAGGCGAGCCGGGCGCTGCGCGGACATCGGCGTCCGGGTCGTCCGCGACCGTGGCCCAGGCCCGGTGGGCGTCGTTGCGGCCGGAGTGCGCACGCAGCGCGAGAACCCCGGCCTTGCGCACATCCGCGTGCCCGTCGCGGAGCGCGGAGCGCAGCGGACACGGCGAGCTCGGGGGCGCCGGCCGCCAGGGCCGTGGCGGCACCGGCAGGGATGCGGCCGCCCGGCCCCCGGGGATGCGGCCGCCCGGCCCCCGGGGGTGTGGCCGTCCGGCCGCCGGGAACCATCCGTCCGGCCCAGCGAATGCGGCCTCCCGGCGCCCGTGTCGCCGGGCGGTCCCGGCCGGCCGCCGGATAGCGTCGGGGCCCAGTGCAGCGCCGCCCCGCCGCCGCCCGACACCGGCGCGGGCCCCGCCGGGTGTCCGGGCGGCCGACGAGGAGGTGGGCCGTGACCACGTGGCCGGCCGTGGTGTTCGCCGTGCTCGCGGCGGCCAGCAATGCGCTGGCCACGGTCCTGCAGCGGCGCGCCGCCCGAACGGTCCCGCTGTCCAGCGGACTGCGCCTCGGCCTGCTCGTCGACCTGCTGCACCGTGCCGTCTGGCTCGGCGGGATGCTCGCGGTCGTCGCCGCGGCCTGCTTCCAGGCGCTGGCACTGTCGCAGGGCGCACTGTCGGTGGTGCAGCCCCTCTTCGTCCTCGAACTGCCCCTCGCGCTGCTCATCGGACGGGTCCTGCTGGGCGGACGGATCCCCCGCACCGGCTGGATCGGTGTGGGGCTGCTCGTCGTCGGGCTCGGATCCGCCCTCGCCGCCGCGGCGCCCACCCTCGGCACCACCCACGCCCCGTTCGACCGCTGGGTGCCCGCCCTGGTGGTCTGCGCCGCGGTGATCGCCACGGCGGTCGGTGCCGCGCTCCGCCGCGGGGCGGGCGGCGTACGGGCCGCCTGCTTCGCCGGGGCGACAGCGGTCGGGTACGCCCTCACCGCGGCCATGCTGAAGGACGCCACCCACGCCTGGCAGACCGGCGGACCCGCCGCGTTCTTCACCACCTGGCAGACCTACGGCTTCGCCGCCACCGGCGTACTGGCCATCTTCCTCCTGGAGAACGCCATGCAGTCCGGCCCGCTGACCGCCTCGCAGCCGGTCCTCACGCTCGGCGACGCGCTGGTGAGCCTGTCGCTGGGCGTCACCCTGTTCGACGAACGGGTACGGGCCGGCTGGTGGCTGCTGCCCGAGGCGCTGGGCGTGGGGCTGGTCCTGTGGGGCGCGGTGCTGCTCTCCCGCGTCGCCCTGGCCCAGGACCTGACAGGCGCCCACGAGGCGCCACCGGCCGCCGCCCGCGACGCCGGTACGGCGAAGTAGCGGAAGGTGTCGATGACCGCGGGCAGTTCCTCGGTCCGGAACCGCCCAGGCGGCTTGCCGGTGTCCGAGACCTCGGCGGCCACCAGGGCATCGGGCATGCTCCTCGACCGCCCCGGCGATCCGCAGCAGCGCCCGCCGCGGGAACGCTCGGCGTGCCCGGCGCCTTCACCGAGATCTGACTCGTCTCGGGCCTGTCTTCAAAGTCCCGTCTGCCTTGCGGGCGAACGGCGGGACTTTGAAGACAGGCCCTGGCGACCCGCCACGCTTACCCGTGGACGGGAAGGACCGTGAGCGCTTGCTGGCACCGGGCGACGGCGTCGCCGTGGCCGAACAGACCGGGCAGGCCGCCGGAGTGCAGCAGGACGGTGCGCCGCCCGGGTGCCACGCTTCCGTCCCGCACCGCCGCCCGCAGTCCGGCCAGCGCACGCCCGGTGTAGACGGGGTCGAGCGCGATGCCCTCCGTACGGCCCGCCAGCGTCAGGGCATCCATTGACTCCTCGGTCAACGTGCCGTAACCGGAGCCGACTTGGTCCTGCCGCAGACGCAGGGTCTCCGGCGCGTGGACGGTGCCGGACAGCGCGCTGACCAGGCCGGTGACGGTGCCCGCAGGGTCGCGCACGGCGCCGCAGTCGACGCCCAGCACCTTGCCGGGGCCGAGGGTGTCCACCAGGCCGGCCATCGTGCCTCCGGAGCCCAGGGCGACGACGACGGTGTCCAGGTCGGGGGCCTGCCCGAGGAGTTCGCGCCCGCACTCGGCATAGCCGTACGCGCCCAGCGGGCTGGAACCGCCCAGCGGAATCAGCGCCGGGACGGCTCCCCGCTCCCGGAGCCGCGCCGCCACCTCCTCCGTCGCGGCCGCGAGCTGTGCGCCCCCTACTTCCCCGGCCCAGACGACGGTGGCCCCGAAGAGGCCGTCGAGGACCAGGTTCCCGGAGGCCGAGGAGCCGGCCGCACCGGCCAGCACCAGCACCACATCGAGCCCGAGCCGCGCGCCGGCGGCCGCGGTCAGCCGGGCGTGGTTGCTCTGGGCGGCGCCGGTCGTGACCAGGGTCGTGGCGCCCTCGGCGAGCGCCGCACCGCAGATCCACTCCAGTTTGCGGACCTTGTTACCGCCGCCACCGAGCCCGGTGAGGTCGTCACGCTTGATCCAGAGGTCGTCCGCCCCGAGGCCGAGCGCGCGGGCCAGCCGCGGCGCCGGCTCCAGCGGGGTCGGCCAGGTCGCGAGCGTCGCCCGCCGCGGGGTGTCGCTGTCCGCACTCATCGTTAGTTCCTTCCGTCTGCCCTGCGGTGCCGGTCCGCCGGCCAGAGTGCCATGCCGTACCCGCCGTCGGCCCCGCTCAGCCGGCCGGAGTGCGGTCGCCGGATGCTGTGTGATCATCTCGGGATGAGGACGAGTAGCGGGGCAGTGCTGCCCGGAGGCCGGACGGAAGCGGCCGGGAGGCCTGTTTTTGCGGGGGAGTTCGAGGTGCATCTCACCGTCCGGGACGAGGGGGACCATGAGGTGGCCGCACGCCTGGCCGCCTATGCGGCGGCGCATCGCATGAAGAGCGTCCACATCCTGCTGGACCACGGGGAGGTGCCGTCACAGCCGATGCTGACGCTGCGCGGGGCCGGGACGTATGAGGAGGTCAGGGCCGATGCCGCGGCGAAGGGGGACGGTCTGCGGGCCGCGGGGTTCGACGTGCTGCGGACGAAGATCGAGGCCACGCCGTGGAGCGCGGGCGTACCCGGCACCGACGAGGAGGCCGCGGCGCTCGGCCCCGGCTACTACTTCGAGCATCACCTCAAGCTGGTACTGGCCCGCTCCGCTCCCGTCGGCTCCCTGCTCGCCCTCGTCGTCGGGCACGGCGCGCACCTCTCGCGCAACGCACGGCGGGCGCGGCCCGACGGCCGGGTGGAGCGGTTCGTGACACAGCGGTGCCGCGGGGTGGGCCGTGCGAACGCCGGGCAGCGCCTGGACGCGCTCTCGCGGCAGCTACGGGCCGGGGGCCATCACATCGCTGCCGTGGAGCGGGAGTTCGTGGTGCATGACGGGAATCTCGCGCTCGACGCGGGCTGGATGGACGAGGAGTGCGTGATGACGGGGGAGAGGGCGGCTCCATGACGGGGACCGACGAGACGGGCGCGGCGGCGCACTGGCAGGCGTTCCGGTACGGACCGTGGGAGGACACGGCCGTCGTGCCCCGGACCCGGCCCGACGAGGCGACGCAGGCGGATATGGACCTGCCGGCCACGCTGCTTCCCGTACCGGACGACGGTGTGGTGCAGCACCCGGTGTTCGACCCCGCCGCGACCCACCATGCCTTCGGGATGCGCCTGGGCGAGCCGAGCTTCACGGACGCGGTGGTCGGCGGGCGCTGGTACGAGGCACGGCGCCATGCGTTGCACCACGTCCTGACCGCCCTCGCCGACTCTCCGTGGGCCGGTCATCTGGTCCTCCGCGGCAGCATGCTGCTCACGTCGTGGTTCGGGGACGCGGCGCGTGAGCCAGGGGATCTTGACTTCGTCGTGGTGCCGGAGACCTGGCAGCTCACGGACGATCGTACGGACCGGATGCTGGACGGCATCGCCGCCGCGGCCGAGGCACTGTCCCACCGCGGCGGTCCGGTACGCCTGCACGCGCACGCCGCGGTCGGCGACGAGATCTGGTCGTACGACCGGGTGCCGGGCCGGCGGCTCGTCATCCCGTGGACCGCCGAAGCCGACGGTGTGCCGTCGGGCAGCGTGCAGCTCGACTTCGTCTTCAACGAACGTCTGCCCGTTCCCCCGGAGCCCGCCGGGATCCGCGGACCGCAGGGCACGGCCCCGGTGGTGGTCGGTGCGGCGACCCAGGCGCTCTCCCTCGCCTGGAAGGTGCTCTGGCTGGTGAGCGACAGGCACCCCGAGGGCAAGGACCTCTACGACGCCGTTCTGCTCGCCGAGTGCACCGAGCTGCCGTTCGCCCTGCTCCGTGAGGTGTTCCGGGGAGTGGACGACGGCACCTACGACTGCCATCCGGTGCTGCCGGAAACTCTTCACGGGATCGAAGCCGACTGGTTCGAGCTGCGCAAGGAGTACCCGGACCACGCCGCGTTCACGACCCCGCACCGGCGCGTCGAGTACGGGTACGCCTACCGCCTGGTGAAGGCTCTGGAGCCGACCTTCGCCATGGACGACGGCAGTGGCGAAACCGCCGCCTACCAGCAACGGGTCGCCTGGTTCGCCTCGCTCACCGCGGAATGCGCGGGTGTCCTCGCCGAGCGGGGCATGGACGCGGCGCAGAACCTGTTGCTGGAGCGGCACCTACCGTTCGAGAACACGGTCGTGATCACCCGGGAGCTGTCCGGCCGCGACACCTGTGCCCTGCGGGACGCGGCCGCGGTGGTGGCGGACTTCCGCAAGGACCATCCGGCCCTGGCCCGGCGGGCGTGGCTGCTCCAGGACCCCGACGAGGCGGTGCGGCTGCTGAGCCGAGGCGAGTTTGGGGCTTCGGACTGAGCGGAGGTGAGGCCGGCGCTTCGGACTGAGCGGGCTCCCCTCCCCGCCGGGACCGGTGGAGCCCGGAGCGCCGCTGCGGCGGTGCTCCGGGCCGTGCCCGAAGGCGCTCAGCCCGTTCCGCTGATGCTCTCCGGCGCGATGACGAAGAGGACCCGCTCCTCGTCGCGGCCGCCGTACCAGGGGTAGGGCGCGTTGAGGTACTTCTGGGCGAGCTGTTCGATGTGCTCGACCGCGCCTTCGGTCGTGGTCTCGACGCCCCGGCCGCGCACCTGGAAGTAGCGCGCGGGGCCCGGTACCGGGTGGTGCGCGGCACTCACTTCCAGCCGCTATGCTTGCTGGATACAAGCAATGTATTCAGCGGATCGACCACTTCACCGCGAAGGATCACGACGATGAGTAAGGGCACGGTCCACGCCTGCGACCGGGCTGCTGTGCAGGTCACCGCCTCGTCGGGGCTGGACGAGGCGGCCGCCGGGCTGGGAACGGAGATCGTCCGCTTCTCGCGCCTGATCGCCGCGTGGAAACAGCGCGCCAAGACCGACGGTGGCGCCGCCGACCGGGTGCTGCTGGCCAGGCTGGTGGTCGGCGGGGACCAGCGGGCGACCGATCTGGCCGCCGACGCGTTCCTCGATCTGTCGACCGTCAGCCGCCAGGTGCGCTCGCTGGTCGAGCGGGGACTGGTGACCCGTCGTCCCGACCCGGAGGACCGCCGAGGGTCCTTGCTGGCGGCGACCGACGCGGGGCGCGCGGCCTTCGCGCACTACCGCCGTCAGCGCGATGCCGAACTGGCCGCGCTGCTCGAACCGTGGCCGCCCGAGGACCGGGCCGACCTGATCCGGCTGCTGGGCCGTCTCAACGAAGACATGGCAGAACGACAACACACACGGCTGGGCCCCGGGGGAGACCAGGGCGGCGCCGTGGAGCAGGGAGACATACGTACATGAGCACAGCCACCTCCCCACCCGCCGCGGGAGCCGAGGCGATACCCGAACCCGGAATCCTGAGTCACCGTCAGATCCTCACCATCCTCAGCGGCCTGATGCTGGGGATGTTCCTGGCCGCGCTCGACCAGACCATCGTCAGCACCTCGATCCGGACCATCGCCGACGATCTGCACGGCCTCAGCGAGCAGGCCTGGGCGACCACCGCCTACCTGATCACCTCGACGATCGCCACCCCGCTGTACGGCAAGCTGTCCGACCTGTACGGCCGCAAGCCGTACTACCTGGCCGCGATCAGCATCTTCGTCACGGGTTCGGTGCTGTGCACGTTCTCCAGCTCGATGACCGAACTCGCCGCCTTCCGGGCGGTGCAGGGCCTGGGCGCCGGCGGTCTGATGTCGCTGGCGCTGGCGATCATCGGTGACATCGTCCCGCCCCGCGAACGCGCCCGGTACCAGGGCTACATGCTGGGCACCTTCGCCACCTCCAGCGTGGCCGGCCCGCTGATCGGCGGGGCGCTCGCCGGACAGGACCAGCTGCTGGGCATCACCGGCTGGCGCTGGGTCTTCCTGGTCAACGTACCCATCGGCATCATCGCGCTGTTCGTGGTCGCGAAGGTGCTCAACATCCCGCACACCCGGCGCGATCACCGCATCGACTGGTGGGGAGCGCTCACCATCTCCGTCGGTGTCGTGCCGCTGCTGCTCGTCGCGGAGCAGGGCCGGGAGTGGGGCTGGGACTCGTCCCGGTCGCTCGCCTGTTACGCCATCGGGATCGTCGGCATCATCGCCTGGATCTTCGTCGAGCGCCGGATCGGCGATGACGCACTGATCCCGATGCGGCTGTTCCGCAACGGCACCTTCAGCAAGACCAGTCTGCTGTCCGTGCTGATCGGTATGGGCATGTTCGGCGGCATGCTGATGATCCCGCAGTACCTCCAGATCGTGAAGGGCGCCAGCCCCACCAAGTCCGGTCTGGAAATGCTGCCGCTGATGGCGGGCATGTTCATCGCCTCCATCGCGTCGGGCCAGATCACCGCCAAGACCGG
This portion of the Streptomyces sp. 2114.4 genome encodes:
- a CDS encoding MFS transporter; amino-acid sequence: MISDRTGGPRRLGYPVAAGVFAIGMAGTTLPTPLYGLYREQLGFSELMVTVVFAVYALGVITVLLLAGHLSDEVGRRPVLFCALGLSAASALCFIFEGGLPMLLLGRVLSGFAAGLFSGAATACVLELARPGQEARAGFAATAANMGGLGCGPLLSGLLAQYAPWPLTLPFLAHLALVAVAAAATWLLPETVGPPHRPRRLRPQGLRLPPEVRGVFTPSAVAAFAGFSLLGLFTAVAPSFVGQTLGVHNLAVAGLIVFTVFLGSTAGQSLTERIGVRRALPGGCLVLVAGLVLVATSLAVTSLPLLVIGAVCGGMGQGLAFRAGLTAVGRAAPPEHRGGTISAFFLVAYLGISLPVVGVGALTLALGLRGAGLAFSACDIALAVTVGLYVLRRPLTAADRPVPPLPRGR
- a CDS encoding M4 family metallopeptidase; this translates as MRRPHIRGHRLAIAVAVTTAATLTAGAAGSAFAGPAASPAASPSASTPAPQKAVEAARAAAYAHASATGVGKKDTLKVTDTLIDPDGRAHVRFVRTHRGLPVLGGDLVIHLTAKSAYESVTRAYRHQVDVPDAHPKLSAGQARTKAAAVAKGRAGEPELVVDARANRTTLAYRVQVADSRTSEAGGARTLVLDAASGAVLSNTAADDSFLSPAVQAKLRARGERLSPATGLGSTAPGAPAATEKAAGSAGFPSAATGSGASLFVGKVPLSTTRTAQKSFTLKDPTRGNTETRDAGNKEAKKVTDGKAFTSTTNRWGNGTTNDRTTAAVDAQYGVTSTLDFYKKTFGRNGIKNDGRGAHALVHFGQKVGNAYWNPDCGCMLYGDGDGKTFTKPLVVLDVTGHELTHGVVEATANLQPTRTDEEGNAFGEPGALNESLADIFGSAVEFSANNPKNPPNYLLGEKLGLDQKFLRRLDKPSLDKLESTVDYWSKASYDTEVHGGSGVSSHAYYLLAEGSGKKTIGGVAYDSATYKGSKVTGIGRNKATAIFYRALTRYMVSTTDFHDARTATLHAAKDLYGAGSTEYKTVDKAWAAVNVTAANAPTAQH
- a CDS encoding PP2C family protein-serine/threonine phosphatase, whose translation is MSPFSPRWPRYVQFAPSVLVAGGLTWDAFSPADYWGDPMLTAASVTAGALLSLRHTLAIGAAIVVGVFALTVKDGTADNLEGHLELVNTLFAALMGVGVNRVIARHGRHLDIVRSVAEAAQRAVLPAPPERIGRLAIAARYQAAQSEARIGGDAYAVQRTPFGVRLMIADVRGKGLGAVSAVSVLLGAFREAAEQELDLRALADRMEHALLRESEHTSEENRLEGFITALICEVLPGAAGLRLLNCGHPAPYLCHDDEVRALEVDDPGLPLGMGALGAARTDPTDWPFPAGSTLLLITDGVTEARDHAGTFYDPATQLADHGPFRGPRELIDRLAADVEHWTGGPRDDDMAVLAITRQVPGRGRPAPGEAAPNTETRSQTRPA
- a CDS encoding D-cysteine desulfhydrase family protein, with translation MSADSDTPRRATLATWPTPLEPAPRLARALGLGADDLWIKRDDLTGLGGGGNKVRKLEWICGAALAEGATTLVTTGAAQSNHARLTAAAGARLGLDVVLVLAGAAGSSASGNLVLDGLFGATVVWAGEVGGAQLAAATEEVAARLRERGAVPALIPLGGSSPLGAYGYAECGRELLGQAPDLDTVVVALGSGGTMAGLVDTLGPGKVLGVDCGAVRDPAGTVTGLVSALSGTVHAPETLRLRQDQVGSGYGTLTEESMDALTLAGRTEGIALDPVYTGRALAGLRAAVRDGSVAPGRRTVLLHSGGLPGLFGHGDAVARCQQALTVLPVHG
- a CDS encoding DMT family transporter, whose amino-acid sequence is MTTWPAVVFAVLAAASNALATVLQRRAARTVPLSSGLRLGLLVDLLHRAVWLGGMLAVVAAACFQALALSQGALSVVQPLFVLELPLALLIGRVLLGGRIPRTGWIGVGLLVVGLGSALAAAAPTLGTTHAPFDRWVPALVVCAAVIATAVGAALRRGAGGVRAACFAGATAVGYALTAAMLKDATHAWQTGGPAAFFTTWQTYGFAATGVLAIFLLENAMQSGPLTASQPVLTLGDALVSLSLGVTLFDERVRAGWWLLPEALGVGLVLWGAVLLSRVALAQDLTGAHEAPPAAARDAGTAK